One Mercenaria mercenaria strain notata chromosome 12, MADL_Memer_1, whole genome shotgun sequence DNA segment encodes these proteins:
- the LOC123533355 gene encoding toll-like receptor 1: protein MAFELIVLLMLIKLSIIVSLKEYYDTMNTTLKCNYIPKDIPNGISFVHILDFKEQNQIFEVNSSHFETDNWRRVKSLELTYTVSEYISSIILKSKCFHGLKTLQELHIHLMTGIKLDPNAFTGLDTLKLLDMSGCVRLSLTALVRSINGKGILPSLENLNVSYLNLYREPNKFGTKLAQALQDKNVTSLDFSYTRISEINLTALLNSMKHLKNVNISHCTVSHVTIDKSTDVCKFMHLHVLDFSHTRLLWDIPSQIKIYNKIWHSSDLSDDSNYILSPKVVNFSSISISGSGQLWIINSTGQVNIPLEWHSQELILRQNNIKYLDIQMQCNIYAAFTFKHIDLAENGLEFLHPSMTACFPNLERIDLSRNQLYKMVQEHHMFFKQLYVSLHHLKMIKLSTNFLTSIPKDTFIQNYDLEKIDLSHNNLGQVTFTLQHLKKLKVLDLRNNRIKILNGISMNNLESMNTRVPKLGDIRTSVQLESNPISCSKCEAKTFISWLTSTKSVDIPTSNLRCITESGSTQNINYRTPELVQGICNKKTVIISISTSVGLIAFIAVVTVTITYKCKKWARNKAKRMKFLMNLHAGQGQYEFAAFLSHSSDDTDFVENYLLDKLNENLQLMTGIDRNLVCTGDAYLRPGFLILDEAARCIERASAFIVVVSDSYCTSAYCHNEIDLANRLNKPIILMIKGHVDENLMMPTMKMLFKSNVRVLWTLENNEYILKTTWENVCASVLDLIAQNENRELLQQALFRGQLYSNHQLE, encoded by the coding sequence ATGGCTTTTGAGTTAATTGTATTATTAATGCTAATTAAGCTGTCAATTATAGTTTCTTTAAAGGAGTACTATGATACAATGAACACAACACTGAAATGTAACTATATTCCAAAAGATATTCCAAATGGAATTTCCTTTGTACACATCCTGGATTTTAAAGAACAAAATCAAATCTTTGAAGTGAACAGTTCACACTTTGAGACTGATAACTGGAGAAGGGTCAAATCACTTGAGTTAACATACACTGTAAGTGAATATATTTCTTCAATTATTCTAAAGTCAAAATGTTTCCATGGATTAAAAACCCTTCAAGAGCTACATATACATCTGATGACAGGAATTAAACTTGATCCGAATGCCTTTACCGGACTGGACACCCTGAAGTTGTTAGACATGTCCGGATGTGTAAGGTTGAGTCTCACTGCATTAGTGCGAAGTATAAACGGAAAGGGTATATTACCCAGCTTAGAAAATTTGAATGTGTCATATTTAAATCTCTACAGGGAACCAAATAAATTCGGCACAAAATTGGCACAAGCACTGCAAGATAAAAATGTTACATCTCTAGATTTTAGCTACACAAGGATCTCTGAAATAAATTTAACAGCCCTGTTAAATTCTATGAAACACTTGAAAAATGTGAACATATCACATTGTACAGTATCACATGTGACTATAGATAAAAGCACTGATGTCTGTAAATTTATGCATCTACATGTTTTGGATTTTAGTCATACACGCCTGCTTTGGGATATTCCATCTCaaatcaaaatatacaataagatATGGCATTCATCAGATTTATCTGACGATTCTAATTATATACTTTCTCCTAAAGTTGTAAATTTTAGTAGTATAAGCATCTCAGGAAGTGGCCAGTTGTGGATAATTAATAGTACTGGGCAAGTAAACATACCCTTGGAATGGCACAGTCAAGAACTGATTCTTCGAcaaaataacatcaaatatctAGATATTCAGATGCAGTGCAACATTTATGCAGCATTTACCTTTAAACATATAGATCTAGCTGAGAATGGACTAGAATTCCTTCATCCAAGTATGACTGCCTGTTTCCCAAATCTTGAAAGGATAGATCTATCAAGAAATCAGCTTTATAAAATGGTTCAAGAACATCACATGTTTTTTAAGCAATTATATGTTTCCCTGCACCATTTAAAAATGATTAAGTTATCAACAAACTTTCTGACAAGCATACCGAAAGATACTTTTATTCAGAATTATGACCTTGAAAAGATTGATCTTTCACACAATAACCTTGGACAGGTGACTTTTACTCTGCAACATCTAAAAAAACTGAAAGTGCTTGATCTTCGAAATAACAGGATAAAGATTCTGAATGGAATTTCCATGAATAACTTGGAATCCATGAACACAAGGGTACCCAAACTGGGAGATATAAGAACATCTGTACAACTGGAGTCTAACCCTATTTCATGTTCAAAGTGTGAGGCAAAAACGTTCATCAGCTGGCTTACAAGCACTAAATCTGTTGACATTCCAACATCGAATCTTAGATGTATTACCGAGAGTGGCTCAACACAAAACATCAACTATCGTACACCAGAACTAGTACAGGGCATATGTAATAAGAAGACAGTTATAATTTCTATAAGCACATCAGTGGGACTGATTGCTTTTATTGCAGTGGTAACTGTGACAATAACGTACAAATGTAAAAAATGGGCAAGAAATAAAGCCAAAAGGatgaaatttttaatgaatttgcaTGCAGGTCAAGGTCAATATGAATTTGCTGCTTTTTTATCACACAGCAGTGATGACACAGATTTTGTAGAGAATTATCTGCTGGATAAGTTGAATGAAAATCTGCAACTTATGACAGGTATAGACAGAAACCTAGTCTGCACTGGAGACGCATACCTGCGACCAGGTTTCCTGATTCTCGACGAAGCTGCTCGATGTATAGAGCGAGCATCAGCTTTCATTGTTGTGGTGTCTGATAGTTACTGCACCAGCGCTTACTGCCACAATGAGATAGACCTGGCAAATCGTCTAAACAAACCTATCATACTTATGATTAAAGGTCATGTGGATGAAAACCTGATGATGCCCACTATGAAAATGCTCTTCAAGAGTAATGTTAGAGTATTATGGACACTTGAAAACAATGagtatatattaaaaacaacatgGGAAAATGTATGCGCATCTGTATTAGACCTCATAGCTCAAAACGAAAATAGAGAATTGCTCCAGCAAGCCCTGTTTAGAGGACAGTTATACTCTAACCACCAACTTGAGTAA